The Streptomyces sp. NBC_00435 nucleotide sequence CCCAGGACCGGACCGGAGGCGCCGCCGTCCACAGCGGCCACGGCGATCCCCGCGAAGGCCACGGCCATGCCCGCGATCCGCAGCCGGCCCGGCCGTTCCTTGAGCACGACCGCCGCGAACACGGCGGTGAACACCGCCTGCGCCTGGAGCACCAACGAGGACAGCCCGGCGGGCATCCCGTTGGCCATCCCGGAGAACAGCAGCCCGAACTTCGCGATGCCGAGGACCACTCCGACCGCGAGCACCCACTTCCAGGCCACCTTGGGCCGGCCGACGAAGAACACCGCCGGGAGGGCCGCGACCAGGAACCGCAGGGCCGACAGGAGCAGCGGTGGGAACGTGCCGAGGCCGAACTCGATGACGACGAAGTTGAAACCCCAGACGGCTGCTACGAGGACCGCGAGGGCAGTGTGAATGGGTCGCATGAGCCGAGCATCGGGTCATCAACCGTTTAGCACCAGCACAGATGTCTTCAGGGTCGGATGTAGCGTTGCTACATCCAGGCGCGCTACGGGCCCCTAAGCTGCCTGGCATGCTCGACCTCTCCCGGCTCCGCGCCCTGCACGCCGTCTCCGTCCACGGCTCGGTCGGCGCGGCCGCGGCCGCTCTCGGGTACACCCCCTCCGCCGTCTCCCAGCAGATCGCCAAGCTGGAGCGGGAGACCCGTACCACCCTGCTCGAACGCCACGGCCGCGGCGTCGCGCTCACCGAGGAGGCCAAGCTGCTGGCCGCGACGGCCCAGCAGCTGATGGCCATCGCCGAGCAGGCCGAGACCGCGCTGGAGGAGTCCCGCGGCCAGCCCGTGGGACGGCTCCGGGTCGCCGCCTTCGCCTCCGCCGCCCGCGGCCTGCTCCCGGGGGTCCTCGCGGACCTGGCCCACCGTCACCCGACCTTGGAAGTCCGGCTCACCGAGATCAATCCGCATCTCTCGATGGACCTGGTCTCGCGCGGAGTCACCGACCTGGCCGTCACCCACGACTGGGACATCGCCCCGCTGCCCGCCCCCGAGGGCGTGGAGCAGGCGGTGATCGGGGACGACCGCTGCGACCTCGTGGTGCCGGCCGGGCATCCCTTCACCTCCCGCGCCGTCATCCACCGCTCCGACCTGGGCGGGCAGCGCTGGGTGTGCCAGCCTCCCGGCCGGGTCTGCCACGACTGGCTCGTACGGACCCTGCGCACGGCCGGGTTCGAGCCCGACATCACGCACGTCGCCGAGGAGAACCACACCGTGGTCGCGCTGGTCGCCGCCGGTCTGGGGGTGGCCGTCGTACCGCGGCTGGGCACCGGGACGTTGCCGCCGGGCGCGGTGGCCGTACCGCTGGAGCCGGGCCCCGTACGCCGGTTGTACGCCCTGTGGCGGACCGGAGCGGCCCGCCGGCCCGCGATCACCGAGACGGTGCGGACCCTGCGGGAGCACTGGCCGCAGGTCTCCCCCCGTCCGGGGGACTCCGCGAGTGTCCGTCGCCCGGAAGGCCCAGCGCCGCAGTAGCGTCCGGCGC carries:
- a CDS encoding LysR family transcriptional regulator; protein product: MLDLSRLRALHAVSVHGSVGAAAAALGYTPSAVSQQIAKLERETRTTLLERHGRGVALTEEAKLLAATAQQLMAIAEQAETALEESRGQPVGRLRVAAFASAARGLLPGVLADLAHRHPTLEVRLTEINPHLSMDLVSRGVTDLAVTHDWDIAPLPAPEGVEQAVIGDDRCDLVVPAGHPFTSRAVIHRSDLGGQRWVCQPPGRVCHDWLVRTLRTAGFEPDITHVAEENHTVVALVAAGLGVAVVPRLGTGTLPPGAVAVPLEPGPVRRLYALWRTGAARRPAITETVRTLREHWPQVSPRPGDSASVRRPEGPAPQ